In Janthinobacterium rivuli, a single genomic region encodes these proteins:
- the pnp gene encoding polyribonucleotide nucleotidyltransferase, whose protein sequence is MFNKVTKTFQYGQHQVTLETGEIARQASGAVLVSIEDTVVLATVVARKDAKPGQDFFPLTVDYVEKTYAAGKIPGGFFKREGRPSEKETLTSRLIDRPIRPLFPEGYLNEVQVIIHVLSVNPEIDPDIAAMIGASAALCVSGVPFNGPIGAARVGYANGQYILNPTVQQLKTSEMDLVVAGTETAVLMVESEAKQLSEEIMLGAVVFGHDQMKVVIDAIHDLVRDGGKPEVEWAPAPKNEALIARVAHFANTKINDAYQTKDKQERTAKLKAATSEVIADLSAEAAAAGGASIDSAEVNNILFDIEAKIVRTQILDGEPRIDGRDTRTVRPISIRTSVLPRTHGSALFTRGETQALVVATLGTARDSQKIDALMGEFTDSFMLHYNMPPFATGETGRVGTPKRREIGHGRLAKRALIAALPAAEEFSYSVRLVSEITESNGSSSMASVCGGCLALMDAGVPMKEHVAGIAMGLIKEGGKFAVLSDILGDEDHLGDMDFKVAGTRNGITALQMDIKIMGITKEIMQVALAQAKEGREHILGEMQKAMPHVKTELSDFAPRLITIKINPEKIRDVIGKGGAVIRALTEETGTQIDISDEGVVTIASVDAAAGQEAKRRIEELTASVEVGKTYEGTVLKLLDFGAIVQVMPGKDGLLHISQIANERVNAVADYLKEGQLVRVKVLETDDRGRLKLSMKAAEGNEAPAA, encoded by the coding sequence ATGTTTAACAAAGTTACGAAAACCTTCCAGTACGGTCAACACCAAGTGACCCTGGAAACCGGCGAAATCGCACGTCAGGCATCCGGCGCAGTGCTGGTGTCGATCGAAGATACCGTCGTTCTGGCAACGGTGGTGGCACGCAAAGATGCCAAGCCAGGCCAGGATTTCTTCCCTTTGACGGTTGATTATGTTGAGAAAACCTATGCTGCCGGTAAAATCCCGGGCGGTTTTTTCAAGCGCGAAGGCCGTCCTTCCGAAAAAGAAACACTGACATCCCGTCTGATCGACCGTCCTATCCGTCCGCTGTTCCCGGAAGGCTACCTGAATGAAGTGCAAGTCATCATTCACGTGTTGTCGGTCAACCCTGAAATCGATCCGGACATCGCCGCCATGATCGGCGCATCGGCCGCCCTGTGCGTATCGGGCGTGCCTTTCAACGGTCCTATCGGCGCCGCGCGCGTCGGTTACGCGAATGGCCAGTACATCCTGAACCCGACCGTCCAGCAACTGAAAACGTCGGAAATGGACCTGGTTGTCGCCGGTACCGAAACGGCCGTGCTGATGGTCGAATCGGAAGCGAAACAGCTGTCCGAAGAAATCATGCTGGGCGCCGTGGTCTTCGGCCACGACCAGATGAAAGTCGTCATCGACGCGATTCACGACCTGGTGCGTGACGGCGGCAAGCCGGAAGTGGAATGGGCGCCTGCGCCGAAAAACGAAGCACTGATCGCCCGCGTCGCGCATTTCGCCAACACCAAGATCAATGACGCGTATCAAACCAAGGACAAGCAAGAGCGTACGGCCAAGCTGAAAGCAGCGACGTCGGAAGTGATCGCCGACCTGTCGGCCGAAGCGGCTGCCGCCGGCGGCGCATCGATCGACAGCGCGGAAGTGAACAACATCCTGTTCGACATCGAAGCGAAAATCGTGCGTACGCAAATCCTGGACGGCGAGCCACGTATCGACGGCCGCGACACGCGCACCGTGCGTCCGATCTCGATCCGCACCAGCGTGCTGCCACGCACCCACGGTTCGGCCCTGTTCACGCGCGGCGAAACGCAAGCGCTGGTCGTGGCAACGTTGGGCACCGCCCGCGACAGCCAGAAGATCGATGCGCTGATGGGCGAGTTCACCGATTCGTTCATGCTGCATTACAACATGCCTCCGTTCGCCACCGGCGAAACGGGCCGTGTCGGTACGCCAAAACGCCGCGAAATCGGCCATGGCCGCCTGGCCAAGCGCGCGCTGATCGCCGCCCTGCCGGCAGCTGAAGAGTTCAGCTACTCGGTGCGCCTGGTATCGGAAATCACGGAATCGAACGGTTCCTCGTCGATGGCATCGGTGTGCGGCGGCTGCCTGGCACTGATGGACGCCGGCGTGCCGATGAAAGAACACGTGGCCGGTATCGCCATGGGCCTGATCAAGGAAGGCGGCAAGTTTGCCGTGCTGTCCGACATCCTGGGCGACGAAGATCACCTGGGCGACATGGACTTCAAGGTAGCCGGTACCCGCAACGGTATCACGGCGCTGCAGATGGACATCAAGATCATGGGCATCACCAAGGAAATCATGCAAGTGGCACTGGCGCAAGCCAAGGAAGGCCGCGAGCACATTCTGGGCGAAATGCAAAAAGCCATGCCGCACGTCAAAACCGAACTGTCCGATTTCGCACCGCGTCTGATCACCATCAAGATCAACCCGGAAAAAATCCGTGACGTGATCGGCAAGGGCGGCGCCGTGATTCGCGCGCTGACCGAAGAGACGGGCACCCAGATCGACATCAGCGACGAAGGCGTGGTCACCATCGCTTCCGTTGACGCTGCTGCCGGCCAGGAAGCCAAGCGCCGCATCGAAGAACTGACCGCTTCCGTAGAAGTGGGCAAGACCTACGAAGGCACCGTGCTGAAACTGCTGGACTTCGGCGCCATCGTGCAAGTCATGCCAGGCAAAGACGGCTTGCTGCACATCTCGCAGATCGCCAACGAGCGCGTCAACGCCGTGGCCGACTACCTGAAAGAAGGCCAGCTGGTGCGTGTAAAAGTTCTGGAAACGGACGACCGCGGCCGCCTGAAACTGTCGATGAAAGCTGCTGAAGGCAACGAAGCGCCAGCCGCTTAA
- the rpsO gene encoding 30S ribosomal protein S15, with protein MTVENINKAAIIADNARGQNDTGSPEVQVALLTARINELNGHFKAHSKDHHSRRGLIMMVNRRKSLLSYLKAKDATRYRDLIAKLGLRK; from the coding sequence ATGACAGTAGAAAACATCAACAAAGCCGCTATCATCGCGGACAACGCACGTGGTCAAAACGACACCGGCTCCCCTGAAGTGCAAGTTGCACTGCTGACAGCTCGCATCAACGAACTGAACGGCCACTTCAAAGCCCACTCGAAAGATCACCACTCCCGCCGCGGCCTGATCATGATGGTCAACCGTCGTAAGAGCCTGTTGTCCTACCTGAAGGCTAAAGACGCTACCCGTTATCGCGACCTGATCGCTAAACTTGGTCTGCGCAAGTAA
- the bamE gene encoding outer membrane protein assembly factor BamE domain-containing protein, whose amino-acid sequence MKKLLKSATPLLFAVLAGCASWNAPPPQPGEPRAAVEARLGRPSNIYQLPTGPELEYATGPYGQYTYMARFGPDDRLISYEQVLDTPGFARIKVGVSTQQDVLHTLGRPTETSYLSLPKLHVWSYRYKESGVWDSMMHVHFDHDGIVRMMMNGPDPAKEERRFFW is encoded by the coding sequence ATGAAAAAACTGCTCAAATCAGCAACACCGCTGCTGTTTGCCGTGCTGGCCGGCTGCGCCAGCTGGAACGCTCCGCCACCCCAGCCGGGCGAACCGCGCGCCGCCGTAGAAGCACGCCTGGGGCGGCCAAGCAATATCTATCAACTGCCCACCGGTCCCGAGCTTGAATACGCCACGGGGCCATATGGCCAGTACACGTACATGGCCCGCTTCGGCCCTGACGACAGGTTAATTTCCTACGAGCAAGTGCTCGACACACCGGGCTTTGCCCGCATCAAGGTGGGCGTGTCGACGCAGCAAGACGTGCTGCACACCCTGGGCCGCCCGACGGAAACCTCGTATCTGTCGCTGCCAAAATTGCACGTCTGGTCCTACCGCTACAAGGAATCGGGCGTGTGGGATTCCATGATGCACGTGCACTTCGACCACGACGGCATCGTGCGCATGATGATGAACGGGCCCGATCCGGCCAAGGAAGAGCGGCGCTTTTTCTGGTGA
- a CDS encoding 2-isopropylmalate synthase produces the protein MNTSNRLIIFDTTLRDGEQSPGASMTREEKLRIAKQLERLKVDVIEAGFAAASQGDFESIRAIAGAVRESTICSLSRANDRDIARAAEALQPAERKRIHTFIATSPLHMQIKLRMTPEQVLTQAQNAVRYARQFTDDIEFSPEDGSRSDEDFLCRVLEGVIAEGATTINFPDTVGYAVPEIFGATIKRLRERIPNSDKAIWSVHCHNDLGLAVANSLAGVMIGGARQIECTVNGLGERAGNTALEEVVMALRTRAAYYNLTVGIDTTQIVAASKMVSQITGFAVQPNKAVVGANAFAHASGIHQDGILKARETYEIMRAEDVGWTANKIVLGKLSGRNAFKQRLHELGIALESEAEVNAAFLRFKELADRKSEIFDEDIMALVSEEQQAQESEHYRFISLTQQSTTGAVPHARVEFLVGGVQRSCEGQGDGPVDATVNAIESAAASGAELVLFSVNAISTGTQSQGEVTMRLSRDGRIVNGVGADPDIIVASAKAYLSALNKLHAKDERIDPQP, from the coding sequence ATGAACACCAGCAACCGACTCATCATTTTTGACACCACCTTGCGCGACGGCGAGCAATCGCCGGGCGCTTCCATGACGCGCGAGGAAAAGCTGCGCATCGCCAAGCAGCTTGAACGCCTGAAGGTTGACGTGATCGAAGCGGGCTTCGCCGCCGCCTCGCAAGGCGACTTCGAGTCGATACGGGCGATTGCCGGCGCCGTGCGCGAGTCCACCATCTGCTCGCTGTCGCGCGCCAACGACCGCGACATCGCCCGCGCCGCTGAAGCGCTGCAGCCGGCCGAGCGCAAGCGCATCCACACGTTTATCGCCACCTCGCCCCTGCACATGCAGATCAAGCTGCGCATGACGCCAGAGCAAGTGCTGACGCAGGCGCAAAACGCCGTGCGCTACGCGCGCCAGTTCACGGACGATATCGAGTTCAGCCCCGAAGACGGCAGCCGTTCGGACGAGGATTTTCTCTGCCGCGTGCTGGAAGGCGTGATCGCCGAGGGCGCCACCACCATCAATTTCCCCGATACCGTGGGTTATGCCGTGCCGGAAATCTTTGGCGCCACCATCAAGCGCTTGCGCGAACGCATACCAAACTCCGATAAAGCCATCTGGTCCGTGCATTGTCATAATGACCTGGGCCTGGCTGTGGCCAATTCGCTGGCCGGCGTCATGATCGGCGGCGCGCGGCAGATCGAGTGTACCGTCAATGGCTTGGGCGAGCGGGCCGGCAACACGGCGCTGGAAGAAGTGGTGATGGCGCTGCGCACGCGCGCCGCCTATTACAACTTGACGGTGGGCATCGATACGACGCAGATCGTCGCCGCGTCCAAGATGGTGTCGCAGATCACGGGCTTTGCCGTGCAGCCGAACAAGGCCGTCGTCGGCGCGAACGCCTTCGCGCACGCGTCCGGCATCCACCAGGATGGCATTTTAAAAGCGCGCGAAACGTATGAAATCATGCGCGCCGAAGACGTAGGCTGGACGGCCAACAAGATCGTCCTCGGCAAATTGTCGGGGCGCAATGCCTTCAAGCAGCGGCTGCACGAGCTGGGCATCGCGCTGGAATCCGAGGCGGAAGTCAACGCGGCCTTCCTGCGCTTCAAGGAGCTGGCGGACCGGAAATCCGAGATTTTCGACGAAGACATCATGGCCCTCGTCAGCGAGGAGCAGCAGGCGCAGGAGAGTGAGCACTACCGTTTCATTTCCCTGACACAGCAGTCGACGACGGGCGCCGTACCGCATGCGCGCGTGGAGTTTCTCGTCGGCGGCGTGCAGCGCAGTTGCGAAGGGCAGGGCGACGGTCCCGTCGACGCGACCGTCAATGCCATCGAAAGTGCGGCCGCCAGCGGTGCCGAGCTGGTCCTGTTCTCCGTCAACGCCATCAGCACGGGCACGCAGTCGCAGGGCGAAGTGACGATGCGGCTGTCGCGCGACGGGCGCATCGTCAACGGCGTGGGCGCCGACCCGGATATCATCGTGGCGTCGGCCAAGGCGTATTTGTCGGCGCTCAATAAACTGCACGCCAAGGATGAGCGTATCGATCCCCAACCATAA
- the pssA gene encoding CDP-diacylglycerol--serine O-phosphatidyltransferase, with protein sequence MANFPRRRGKNGTPAASKASRFSKFVRQPVTEGTGKKTLRRRGIYLLPNAFTTAALFCGFYAIVMAMNQKFEHAAWAIFIAMILDGLDGRIARLTNTQSEFGAQYDSLSDMVSFGAAPALVIYEWSLRGMGKLGWLAAFVYCAGAALRLARFNTNIAVVDKRFFQGLPSPAAAAMVAGFILLMNDLEFAGNQLAWVSWTIALFSGLTMVTNVPFYSFKDVNFRKSVPFIVVFLLALFFALISIDPPKVLFPIFVAYGLSGYAVFFWRMAKGKPVSIIQTDPEH encoded by the coding sequence ATGGCAAACTTCCCCCGTCGTAGAGGCAAGAACGGCACTCCCGCAGCATCCAAAGCGTCCCGCTTCAGCAAATTCGTGCGCCAGCCGGTGACCGAGGGTACTGGCAAGAAAACCTTGCGCCGCCGCGGCATCTATCTGTTGCCGAATGCCTTCACGACGGCAGCCCTGTTTTGCGGCTTCTACGCCATCGTCATGGCCATGAACCAGAAATTCGAACACGCGGCCTGGGCCATCTTCATCGCCATGATCCTCGACGGCCTCGACGGCCGCATCGCGCGCCTGACGAATACGCAGAGCGAATTCGGCGCCCAGTACGACAGCCTGTCCGACATGGTCTCGTTCGGCGCCGCACCGGCGCTGGTGATCTATGAATGGTCGCTGCGCGGCATGGGCAAGCTGGGCTGGCTGGCCGCCTTCGTGTATTGCGCCGGCGCCGCCTTGCGTCTGGCCCGCTTCAACACGAATATCGCCGTGGTCGACAAGCGCTTCTTCCAGGGCTTGCCCAGCCCGGCGGCAGCGGCCATGGTGGCCGGCTTCATCCTGCTGATGAACGACCTGGAATTTGCCGGCAACCAGCTGGCCTGGGTGTCGTGGACGATCGCCCTGTTCTCCGGCCTGACCATGGTCACCAACGTGCCGTTCTACAGCTTCAAGGATGTGAATTTCCGCAAGTCCGTGCCTTTCATCGTGGTATTCCTGCTGGCATTGTTCTTTGCGCTCATTTCCATCGACCCGCCGAAAGTGCTGTTCCCGATTTTCGTCGCCTATGGCCTGTCCGGCTACGCCGTGTTTTTCTGGCGCATGGCGAAGGGCAAGCCCGTCAGCATCATTCAGACCGACCCCGAGCATTGA
- a CDS encoding SIMPL domain-containing protein (The SIMPL domain is named for its presence in mouse protein SIMPL (signalling molecule that associates with mouse pelle-like kinase). Bacterial member BP26, from Brucella, was shown to assemble into a channel-like structure, while YggE from E. coli has been associated with resistance to oxidative stress.): MTVMKSLLAAAAATIALGAQAQTLPTSGTLVVVPANGEVVHANDQVTVTLAIEEQDKDKVAAASRVNQKMNQGAAIVKKADPQAVLKTQGYYTYAVYPETAPLPPGVAAKPRVPTGWRVGQYLQVTTTNLAALPKTVSAAQGVLTLNRLNFGLAPATIRKLDDQRIAAAYKNLNERVAAIAGAMGRTVNDAVIDTIDFEGSGNYAQRVSVAGARNMSADSMGYGGNQVAEPSFEAGETTLNMGLVAKIKFK; encoded by the coding sequence ATGACCGTCATGAAATCGCTGCTGGCTGCCGCCGCCGCTACCATTGCCCTGGGTGCCCAAGCCCAAACCTTGCCCACTTCCGGCACCCTCGTGGTGGTGCCCGCGAATGGCGAAGTGGTGCATGCGAACGACCAGGTGACTGTCACCCTGGCCATCGAAGAGCAGGACAAGGACAAGGTTGCCGCCGCCTCGCGCGTGAACCAGAAGATGAACCAGGGCGCGGCCATCGTCAAGAAAGCCGATCCGCAAGCCGTGCTGAAGACCCAGGGCTACTACACGTATGCCGTGTACCCGGAAACGGCGCCCCTGCCGCCAGGCGTCGCGGCCAAGCCTAGAGTGCCGACCGGCTGGCGTGTGGGTCAGTATCTGCAGGTAACGACGACCAATCTGGCTGCCTTGCCGAAAACCGTTTCCGCGGCGCAAGGCGTGCTGACCCTGAACCGCCTGAACTTCGGCCTGGCGCCCGCCACCATCCGCAAGCTCGACGACCAGCGCATCGCCGCCGCCTACAAGAACCTCAACGAGCGCGTGGCCGCCATCGCCGGCGCCATGGGCCGCACTGTCAATGACGCCGTGATCGACACCATCGATTTCGAAGGCTCGGGCAATTACGCGCAGCGCGTCAGCGTGGCCGGCGCGCGCAACATGAGCGCCGACTCCATGGGCTATGGCGGCAACCAGGTCGCCGAGCCGAGCTTCGAGGCAGGCGAAACGACCCTCAACATGGGCCTGGTGGCCAAGATCAAGTTCAAATAA
- a CDS encoding SIMPL domain-containing protein (The SIMPL domain is named for its presence in mouse protein SIMPL (signalling molecule that associates with mouse pelle-like kinase). Bacterial member BP26, from Brucella, was shown to assemble into a channel-like structure, while YggE from E. coli has been associated with resistance to oxidative stress.) — protein MTVMKSVLVAAAATVALSAQAQTLPTNGTLVVVPAFGEVKHVNDQVVATLAVEEQDKDKAAAASRVNQKMNKGIAIVKQADPSAALKSYGYYTYPVYPEERPLPAGAVAKPRLPTAWRVGQYLEVTTANLASLPKTVSAAQGVLTLNGLNFGLKPETIRLLDDQRIAATYKNLNERVAAIAKAMGRNVSDAVLDTVDFEGSGNYVTENRAAAAPMMMRSAKMAEDSTVAEPSFEPGETTLDMRVVGKVKFK, from the coding sequence ATGACCGTGATGAAATCCGTCCTTGTTGCCGCCGCAGCGACCGTTGCCCTGAGCGCACAAGCTCAAACCTTGCCAACCAACGGCACTCTGGTGGTCGTACCCGCATTTGGCGAAGTCAAGCATGTCAATGACCAGGTGGTCGCTACCCTGGCCGTTGAAGAACAGGACAAGGACAAGGCTGCCGCCGCGTCGAGAGTCAACCAGAAGATGAACAAGGGCATCGCCATCGTCAAGCAGGCCGACCCGTCGGCGGCACTCAAATCGTACGGCTACTACACCTATCCCGTGTACCCGGAAGAGCGCCCATTGCCGGCCGGCGCCGTGGCCAAGCCGCGTTTGCCTACGGCCTGGCGTGTCGGCCAGTATCTGGAAGTGACGACGGCCAATCTGGCGTCCTTGCCAAAAACCGTGTCGGCGGCGCAAGGCGTGCTGACCCTGAATGGCTTGAATTTCGGCCTGAAGCCGGAAACCATCCGCCTGCTGGACGACCAGCGCATCGCCGCCACGTATAAAAACCTGAACGAGCGCGTGGCCGCCATCGCCAAGGCCATGGGCCGCAACGTTTCCGACGCCGTGCTCGATACGGTGGACTTCGAAGGTTCGGGCAACTATGTCACCGAAAACCGTGCTGCCGCCGCACCGATGATGATGCGCAGCGCCAAGATGGCCGAAGACAGCACCGTTGCAGAACCGAGCTTCGAGCCGGGCGAAACGACGCTCGACATGCGTGTCGTCGGCAAGGTCAAGTTCAAGTAA
- a CDS encoding MFS transporter, whose product MTDRITTTVPMPGTAESSISERLPVLALLALAMTAFLALLSETLPAGLLPQIARDLNISEVMTGQLVTVYAIGSILTAIPLTALTSGWRRRNVLLLAIVGFLIFNTATALSPNYMVALASRFVTGMAAGLAWGLMAGYARRMVSVEQQGRAMAIAMIGTPLALSLGVPLGTLMGGVLGWRSIFGIMSGLAVVLVAWVLLVVPDYPGQKNGERLSIRQVFLTPGVRPILFVIVAWMLAHNILYTYIAPFLAPSGLRPRVDLVLLVYGVGSLAGIWLVSQLIDRWLRPLVLGCIAALALVMVALGLAMDSPAVIYVSMAIWGITFGGAGTLLQTASADAAGDGMDVAQAMVATIWNVAIAGGGLAGGLLLDGYGAASFPWAMLALLLVALTIAWRAHRHSFKPGRRSGGAVVGH is encoded by the coding sequence ATGACTGACCGCATTACCACCACAGTACCCATGCCGGGCACTGCAGAATCTTCCATTTCCGAACGGCTTCCCGTCCTGGCCTTGCTGGCCCTGGCCATGACGGCGTTTCTCGCCCTCCTGTCGGAAACCTTGCCGGCCGGCTTGCTGCCGCAGATTGCCCGCGACCTGAATATTTCCGAAGTCATGACGGGCCAACTGGTGACCGTCTACGCCATCGGCTCCATCCTGACGGCGATCCCGCTGACGGCACTGACGAGCGGCTGGCGCCGGCGCAATGTCTTGCTGCTGGCCATCGTCGGCTTTTTGATCTTCAATACGGCGACGGCCCTGTCGCCCAACTATATGGTTGCCCTGGCCTCGCGCTTCGTCACCGGCATGGCCGCCGGGCTGGCCTGGGGCTTGATGGCCGGCTACGCGCGCCGCATGGTGAGCGTGGAACAACAGGGCAGGGCGATGGCCATTGCCATGATCGGCACGCCGCTGGCCCTGTCCTTGGGCGTGCCGCTGGGTACCCTGATGGGCGGCGTGCTGGGCTGGCGCAGCATTTTCGGCATCATGTCGGGACTGGCCGTGGTGCTGGTCGCGTGGGTGCTGCTGGTCGTGCCCGATTACCCTGGGCAAAAGAATGGCGAGCGCCTGTCGATCCGCCAGGTGTTCCTGACGCCGGGCGTGCGGCCGATTCTGTTTGTCATCGTCGCCTGGATGCTGGCGCATAACATTCTGTATACCTATATCGCGCCGTTCCTGGCGCCGTCCGGCTTGCGCCCCCGCGTTGACCTGGTGTTGCTCGTGTATGGCGTGGGTTCCTTGGCCGGCATCTGGCTGGTCAGCCAGCTGATCGACCGCTGGCTGCGTCCGCTCGTGCTGGGCTGCATCGCCGCCTTGGCCCTCGTGATGGTGGCGCTGGGCCTGGCGATGGACTCGCCTGCCGTGATCTATGTCAGCATGGCCATCTGGGGCATCACCTTCGGCGGCGCCGGCACCTTGCTGCAGACGGCGTCGGCGGACGCGGCCGGCGACGGCATGGATGTGGCGCAAGCGATGGTGGCGACCATCTGGAACGTGGCCATCGCGGGCGGCGGCCTGGCGGGCGGCTTGCTGCTCGACGGCTATGGCGCGGCATCGTTCCCGTGGGCCATGCTGGCCTTGCTGCTGGTGGCATTGACCATCGCCTGGCGCGCGCACCGCCACAGTTTCAAGCCGGGCCGGCGCAGCGGTGGCGCAGTCGTAGGCCACTAA
- the ilvC gene encoding ketol-acid reductoisomerase, translating to MKVFYDKDADLSLIKGKNVAIIGYGSQGHAHAQNLNDSGVNVTVGLRKGGASWTKVEQAGLKVAEVNDAVKAADVIMILLPDENIAQVYNENIAPFAKQGAVLAFAHGFNVHYGQVVPRADLDVIMVAPKAPGHTVRATYTQGGGVPHLIAVYQDKSGIARDIALSYASANGGGRAGIIETNFREETETDLFGEQAVLCGGAVELIKAGFETLTEAGYAPEMAYFECLHELKLIVDLIYEGGIANMNYSISNNAEYGEYVTGPKVVTSATKDAMRQCLKDIQTGEYAKSFILENKAGAPTLISRRRLTSEHQIEEVGAKLRAMMPWIAKNKMVDQSKN from the coding sequence ATGAAAGTTTTTTACGACAAAGACGCTGACCTCTCCTTGATCAAAGGCAAAAACGTTGCCATCATCGGCTACGGTTCGCAAGGCCATGCACACGCCCAAAACCTGAACGATTCGGGCGTCAACGTCACCGTCGGCCTGCGCAAGGGCGGCGCTTCGTGGACCAAGGTCGAGCAAGCCGGCCTGAAAGTAGCGGAAGTCAACGACGCCGTGAAAGCGGCCGACGTCATCATGATCTTGCTGCCGGATGAAAACATCGCCCAGGTCTACAACGAAAACATCGCCCCGTTCGCCAAGCAGGGCGCCGTGCTGGCCTTCGCCCACGGCTTCAACGTGCATTACGGCCAAGTCGTGCCACGCGCCGACCTGGACGTGATCATGGTCGCGCCGAAAGCGCCAGGCCACACCGTGCGCGCCACTTACACCCAGGGTGGCGGCGTGCCCCACCTGATCGCCGTGTACCAGGACAAATCGGGCATCGCCCGCGATATCGCCCTGTCGTACGCCTCGGCCAACGGCGGCGGCCGTGCCGGCATCATCGAAACGAACTTCCGTGAAGAAACCGAAACGGATCTGTTCGGCGAACAGGCCGTGCTGTGCGGCGGCGCCGTGGAACTGATCAAGGCCGGCTTCGAAACCCTGACGGAAGCGGGCTACGCGCCTGAAATGGCGTACTTCGAGTGCTTGCACGAACTGAAGCTGATCGTCGACCTGATCTATGAAGGCGGCATCGCCAACATGAACTACTCGATTTCGAACAACGCCGAATACGGCGAATACGTGACCGGTCCTAAGGTTGTGACGTCGGCCACCAAGGATGCGATGCGTCAATGCCTGAAAGACATTCAAACGGGCGAATACGCGAAGAGCTTCATCCTGGAAAACAAGGCAGGCGCACCGACCCTGATCTCGCGCCGCCGTCTGACGTCCGAGCACCAAATCGAAGAAGTGGGCGCGAAACTGCGCGCCATGATGCCTTGGATCGCCAAGAACAAGATGGTTGACCAGTCGAAAAACTAA
- the ilvN gene encoding acetolactate synthase small subunit, with protein sequence MRHIISVLLENEAGALSRVVGLFSARGYNIETLTVAPTEDSTLSRMTIVTSGSDDIIEQITKHLNRLIEVVKVVDLTEGQHIERELMLIKVRAVGKEREEMKRTADIFRGRIIDVTEKTYTIELTGNKVKLDAFIDSIDRAAILETVRTGGSGIGRGERILKV encoded by the coding sequence ATGCGCCATATTATTTCTGTCTTGCTGGAAAACGAAGCGGGCGCCCTGTCGCGCGTGGTGGGCCTGTTCTCGGCACGCGGCTACAACATCGAAACGTTGACCGTGGCGCCGACGGAAGACTCGACCCTGTCGCGCATGACCATCGTCACCAGCGGCTCGGACGACATCATCGAGCAGATCACCAAGCACTTGAACCGCCTCATCGAAGTGGTGAAAGTGGTGGACCTGACCGAAGGCCAGCATATCGAACGCGAGTTGATGCTGATCAAGGTTCGTGCCGTGGGCAAGGAGCGCGAGGAAATGAAGCGCACCGCCGATATCTTCCGTGGCCGCATCATCGATGTCACCGAAAAGACGTACACGATCGAGCTGACCGGCAACAAGGTCAAGCTCGACGCGTTCATCGATTCGATCGACCGCGCCGCCATCCTGGAAACCGTCCGTACGGGTGGTTCCGGCATCGGCCGCGGCGAACGCATCCTCAAAGTATAA